Proteins co-encoded in one Bradyrhizobium sp. 170 genomic window:
- a CDS encoding phosphorylase: protein MDSSVDRNSNDPRPVLIVTGLVQEARIAAGPGMIVICSSSDPQQLRALLATLDSTTFRGVISFGVAGGLDPSLKSGDVVVATEVLAGDTRFLAGLALNEEMIASAALGRRRVVRGGLAGVEQVIAATACKAALHSETGAAAVDMESHIAAAYAAEAGLPFAALRVISDPASRALPALAKSAIKPNGDIDLGKVLRGVARNPTSLRALVSTGIDFNRALRSLRGCRGFLHGEEGLATAAI from the coding sequence GTGGACAGTTCGGTTGATCGCAATTCGAATGATCCGCGGCCGGTTTTGATCGTGACAGGATTAGTGCAGGAGGCCCGCATCGCGGCCGGGCCAGGCATGATCGTGATCTGCAGTTCCAGCGACCCGCAGCAATTGCGCGCACTGCTGGCAACGCTGGATTCCACCACTTTCAGGGGTGTCATCTCGTTCGGCGTCGCCGGCGGGCTGGATCCGTCGCTGAAATCGGGCGACGTGGTGGTGGCGACCGAGGTTCTGGCCGGCGATACCCGTTTTCTGGCAGGTCTGGCGCTGAACGAGGAAATGATCGCCAGTGCGGCGCTCGGTCGCCGGCGCGTGGTCCGCGGTGGCCTGGCCGGCGTCGAACAGGTGATTGCGGCGACCGCCTGCAAGGCCGCGCTGCATTCGGAGACGGGCGCGGCAGCGGTCGATATGGAAAGTCATATTGCCGCAGCCTATGCGGCTGAGGCCGGCTTGCCGTTCGCGGCGCTGCGGGTCATCTCCGATCCCGCCAGCCGGGCGCTTCCGGCGCTCGCCAAGAGCGCCATCAAGCCGAACGGCGACATCGACCTCGGCAAGGTGCTGCGCGGGGTGGCGCGCAATCCCACCTCGCTGCGCGCGCTGGTCTCCACGGGAATCGATTTCAATCGCGCGCTGCGCTCCCTGCGCGGCTGCCGCGGCTTCCTGCACGGCGAAGAGGGGCTCGCTACCGCGGCGATCTGA